From Micromonospora rhizosphaerae, the proteins below share one genomic window:
- a CDS encoding carboxylate-amine ligase, producing the protein MAERDRSAGQNGAGSGAPDGADGGTDLRTVGVEEEFLLVDPHTGAAVPAVDLVMEQVPAELRGQVEREFQTSQIEIGSPPGLELSSIRHSLGVLRAALADAAERAGVRVLAIGTGPVDGPVPPVVDQPRFDRMVERFRLLVPGPGNNGMHVHVGVPDPETGVQVLNHVRPWLPTLQAVTANSPFAKGADTGYASWRSVEWERWPSVAPTPFLASHEHYERLIRQLIASGVMLDEGMLYWYARLSARYPTVEIRIGDVCPSVDDAVLVVALVRALVATAMTDIAAGRPAIRTDHHLLVAAHWRAAHDGLEGEGVDLTDGELRPAWELLEQLVDRVRPELEKHGDLDQVTDLLGGLRRHGSGAARQRAVFARTGRIVDVVADVARQTRG; encoded by the coding sequence GTGGCGGAGCGGGACCGGAGCGCCGGCCAGAACGGCGCCGGCAGCGGTGCCCCGGACGGCGCCGACGGCGGCACCGATCTGCGCACCGTCGGCGTCGAGGAGGAGTTCCTGCTCGTCGACCCGCACACCGGCGCCGCCGTGCCGGCCGTCGACCTGGTCATGGAGCAGGTGCCGGCGGAGTTGCGCGGCCAGGTGGAACGGGAGTTCCAGACCAGCCAGATCGAGATCGGCAGCCCGCCCGGGCTGGAGCTCTCCTCGATCCGCCACTCGCTGGGGGTGCTGCGCGCCGCGCTGGCCGACGCCGCCGAGCGGGCCGGCGTACGGGTGCTCGCCATCGGCACCGGCCCGGTGGACGGCCCGGTCCCGCCGGTGGTCGACCAGCCCCGCTTCGACCGGATGGTCGAGCGGTTCCGGCTGCTGGTGCCCGGCCCGGGTAACAACGGCATGCACGTGCACGTCGGCGTCCCCGACCCGGAGACCGGGGTGCAGGTGCTCAACCACGTCCGTCCCTGGCTGCCCACCCTGCAGGCGGTGACCGCCAACTCGCCGTTCGCCAAGGGTGCGGACACCGGCTACGCGAGCTGGCGGTCGGTGGAGTGGGAACGCTGGCCGTCGGTGGCACCCACCCCGTTCCTGGCGTCGCACGAGCACTACGAGCGGCTGATCCGGCAGCTGATCGCCAGCGGCGTGATGCTCGACGAGGGGATGCTCTACTGGTACGCCCGACTGTCGGCAAGGTATCCGACGGTGGAGATCCGGATCGGTGACGTCTGCCCGTCGGTGGACGACGCCGTGCTGGTCGTCGCCCTGGTCCGGGCCCTCGTGGCGACCGCGATGACCGACATCGCGGCGGGTCGGCCGGCCATCCGGACCGACCACCACCTGCTCGTCGCCGCGCACTGGCGGGCCGCCCACGACGGACTGGAGGGCGAGGGCGTGGACCTGACCGACGGGGAACTCCGGCCGGCGTGGGAGCTGCTGGAGCAACTGGTCGACCGGGTCCGGCCGGAGCTGGAGAAGCACGGCGACCTCGACCAGGTGACCGATCTGCTGGGCGGGCTGCGCCGGCACGGCAGCGGCGCCGCCCGGCAGCGGGCCGTCTTCGCCCGTACCGGTCGGATCGTGGACGTGGTGGCGGACGTGGCCCGACAGACCCGTGGCTGA
- the lysX gene encoding bifunctional lysylphosphatidylglycerol synthetase/lysine--tRNA ligase LysX — protein MPRRRPPTTHRVAARKRHHGVSPARRAAAPVPALSAKELASTSAKELASTRNDASFRETARCRSGTCWPASCWRPGWGVFRRSAGGWPGYDWPVDACGVAAGSEGGRVTPTTVSRTVRDARRAGRDWRRQVPRAFATLLWVIAVVCALAALSSAVRSEFQPVRTAIDTLLLPAPANLAYAVFIGTLASAVLRRKRLAYWVLVAYFSLILAVGVLAGVLLLVIGANRLNDDAGRRLFSTLDTVGVWVGIAFAAGALALLIAARREFYARVRSGSTWRALGVFFGLAAVSVGLGYLLLLVEPGSLRTWPDRLGYAVEKVFGGAITLDLTRQGQAPGWVNLLLGGFGAIAFVAGLFTLLRSQRAAAVLHPDEEERIRELLARHGGRDSLGYFATRRDKAAIFSASGKAAITYRVVNGVSLASGDPIGDPEAWGPAIEAWLGQAREYAWTPAVMGASEAAARAYHRHGLKVLHLGDEAILLTREFDLDGRDMRPVRQAVHRVERAGYTARVRRHAEISPAELSRLAELATAWRDTDHERGFSMALGRLGDPVDGDCVLVDARDGAGRVRALLSLSPWGADGLSLDLMRRDRTADNGVMEFMVATLLGAGPRLGVERVSLNFAVFRSVFEQGARIGAGPIIRLWRHTLLFFSRWWQLESLYLSNAKYQPHWTPRYLCFAERRELARVGIAAAVAEGFVALPGGRPTPLRGVPPAGGGVGFVPPAAAAVRAVPPEPAGVHRTEQNRVRLAKLDRLRAEGVDPYPVGYPRTESCAAVRERHAGLAPDTGTGETVSVAGRVLLVRDHGGVCFATVRDGSGDLQLMLEHDLARWRATVDIGDHVGATGEVYATRHGEVSVQVADWRLTAKCLRPLPDKHHGLADPEARVRQRYLDLAISTEARELLRARGAALHSLRQSLVARGFLEVETPILQRVHGGANARPFVTHSNEYDLRLHLRIAPELYLKRLAVGGVERVYELGRAFRNEGVDHSHNPEFTMLEAYQAYADYHDMRELARELIVAAAVAVHGAPVTRWPGTGEIVDIGGEWPVRTVNEAISAALGEEVTADTEVATLRKLCDAAGVPYDPHWERGAVLLELYERLVEARTDGPTFYLDFPTDVSPLTRPHRADPRLAERWDLVAFGMELGTAYSELVDPTEQRRRLTEQSLKAAGGDPEAMELDEEFLTALEYAMPPTGGLGLGVDRLVMLLTGRSIRETLPFPLVRESS, from the coding sequence GTGCCGCGTCGCCGACCGCCCACTACCCACCGTGTCGCTGCGCGGAAACGCCACCACGGCGTGTCGCCGGCGCGGCGGGCCGCCGCTCCGGTACCCGCTCTTTCAGCGAAAGAGTTGGCATCGACTTCAGCGAAAGAGTTGGCGTCGACGCGGAATGACGCCTCTTTCCGCGAAACTGCGCGCTGCCGTTCGGGTACCTGCTGGCCGGCATCGTGCTGGCGGCCTGGATGGGGGGTCTTCCGGCGGTCGGCGGGTGGGTGGCCTGGCTACGATTGGCCGGTTGACGCCTGCGGCGTTGCCGCTGGCAGCGAGGGAGGCCGCGTGACCCCGACCACCGTGTCGCGGACGGTGCGGGACGCCCGGCGGGCTGGCCGGGACTGGCGACGCCAGGTGCCCCGGGCCTTCGCCACCCTGCTCTGGGTGATCGCCGTGGTCTGCGCGCTGGCCGCGCTGAGCAGCGCGGTCCGCTCCGAATTCCAGCCGGTCCGGACCGCGATCGACACGCTGCTGCTGCCGGCGCCGGCAAACCTGGCGTACGCGGTCTTCATCGGCACCCTCGCCTCGGCGGTGCTGCGCCGCAAGCGGCTCGCGTACTGGGTGCTGGTCGCCTATTTCAGTCTCATCCTGGCCGTCGGCGTGCTCGCCGGGGTCCTGCTGCTGGTGATCGGCGCGAACCGGCTCAACGACGACGCCGGCCGGCGGCTGTTCAGCACCCTGGACACGGTCGGGGTGTGGGTTGGCATCGCCTTCGCCGCGGGGGCGCTGGCCCTGCTGATCGCCGCTCGGCGGGAGTTCTACGCCCGGGTCCGCAGCGGCAGCACGTGGCGGGCGCTGGGCGTGTTCTTCGGGCTGGCGGCGGTCTCGGTCGGGCTCGGCTACCTGCTGCTCCTCGTCGAGCCGGGCAGCCTGCGTACCTGGCCGGACCGGCTCGGCTACGCCGTCGAGAAGGTGTTCGGTGGCGCCATCACGCTGGACCTGACGCGGCAGGGCCAGGCGCCGGGTTGGGTCAACCTGCTGCTCGGCGGCTTCGGCGCGATCGCCTTCGTGGCCGGCCTGTTCACCCTGCTTCGCTCGCAGCGGGCCGCCGCGGTGCTGCACCCGGACGAGGAGGAGCGGATCCGGGAGCTGCTGGCGCGGCACGGTGGGCGGGACTCGCTCGGCTACTTCGCCACCCGCCGCGACAAGGCCGCGATCTTCTCGGCCAGCGGAAAGGCGGCGATCACCTATCGGGTGGTCAACGGGGTCAGCCTGGCCAGCGGGGATCCGATCGGTGACCCCGAGGCGTGGGGGCCGGCCATCGAGGCATGGCTCGGCCAGGCCCGCGAGTACGCCTGGACCCCGGCGGTGATGGGCGCCAGCGAGGCCGCGGCACGCGCGTATCACCGGCACGGGCTCAAGGTGCTGCACCTGGGCGACGAGGCGATCCTGCTGACCCGCGAGTTCGATCTGGACGGCCGGGACATGCGCCCGGTCCGCCAGGCGGTGCACCGGGTGGAGCGGGCTGGGTACACCGCCCGGGTGCGCCGGCACGCGGAGATTTCGCCGGCGGAGCTGTCCCGGCTGGCCGAGCTGGCCACCGCCTGGCGGGACACCGACCACGAGCGGGGCTTCTCGATGGCGCTGGGCCGCCTCGGCGATCCGGTCGACGGCGACTGCGTGCTGGTCGACGCCCGGGACGGCGCCGGTCGGGTGCGGGCGCTTCTCTCGCTGAGCCCCTGGGGCGCGGACGGGCTGTCGCTGGACCTGATGCGCCGGGACCGGACCGCCGACAACGGCGTCATGGAGTTCATGGTCGCCACCCTGCTGGGGGCCGGGCCCCGGCTCGGCGTCGAGCGGGTGTCGCTGAACTTCGCGGTGTTCCGGTCGGTCTTCGAGCAGGGTGCCCGGATCGGTGCCGGCCCGATCATCCGGCTCTGGCGGCACACCCTGCTCTTCTTCTCCCGCTGGTGGCAGCTGGAGTCGCTCTACCTCTCCAACGCCAAGTACCAGCCGCACTGGACCCCGCGTTACCTCTGCTTCGCGGAGCGCCGGGAGCTGGCCCGGGTCGGGATCGCGGCGGCGGTCGCCGAGGGCTTCGTCGCCCTGCCCGGCGGCCGGCCCACCCCGCTACGCGGCGTGCCGCCGGCCGGTGGCGGGGTCGGCTTCGTGCCGCCGGCCGCCGCGGCGGTCCGGGCCGTGCCGCCGGAGCCGGCCGGGGTGCACCGGACGGAGCAGAACCGGGTACGCCTGGCGAAGCTGGACCGGCTGCGCGCCGAGGGAGTCGACCCGTACCCGGTCGGCTATCCGCGTACCGAGAGCTGTGCCGCGGTGCGCGAACGGCACGCCGGGCTGGCGCCGGACACCGGGACCGGAGAGACCGTCTCGGTGGCCGGGCGCGTGCTGCTGGTCCGCGACCACGGCGGCGTCTGCTTCGCCACCGTCCGGGACGGCAGCGGAGACCTGCAACTCATGCTGGAGCACGACCTGGCCCGCTGGCGGGCCACCGTCGACATCGGCGACCACGTCGGCGCGACCGGCGAGGTGTACGCGACCCGGCACGGCGAGGTGTCGGTGCAGGTGGCCGACTGGCGGCTGACCGCCAAGTGCCTGCGCCCGCTGCCGGACAAGCACCACGGGCTGGCCGACCCGGAGGCCCGGGTCCGGCAGCGCTACCTCGACCTGGCCATCAGCACCGAGGCGCGCGAGCTGCTGCGGGCCCGCGGCGCCGCCCTGCACAGCCTGCGGCAGTCCCTGGTCGCCCGCGGTTTCCTCGAGGTGGAGACGCCGATCCTGCAACGGGTGCACGGCGGGGCGAACGCCCGCCCGTTCGTCACCCACAGCAACGAGTACGACCTGCGGCTGCACCTGCGCATCGCGCCCGAGCTCTACCTCAAGCGGCTGGCCGTGGGCGGGGTGGAGCGGGTGTACGAGCTGGGCCGGGCGTTCCGCAACGAGGGCGTCGACCACAGCCACAACCCGGAGTTCACCATGCTGGAGGCGTACCAGGCGTACGCGGACTACCACGACATGCGGGAGTTGGCCCGGGAACTCATCGTCGCGGCGGCCGTGGCGGTGCACGGCGCACCGGTGACCCGCTGGCCGGGCACCGGCGAAATCGTGGACATCGGCGGCGAGTGGCCGGTGCGGACGGTCAACGAGGCGATCTCCGCCGCGCTGGGCGAGGAGGTCACCGCCGACACCGAGGTGGCGACGCTGCGCAAGCTCTGCGACGCCGCCGGGGTGCCGTACGACCCGCATTGGGAGCGCGGCGCGGTGCTGTTGGAGCTCTACGAACGGCTGGTCGAGGCGCGGACCGACGGGCCGACGTTCTACCTGGACTTTCCCACCGACGTGTCGCCGCTGACCCGGCCGCACCGGGCCGACCCGCGGCTGGCCGAGCGGTGGGATCTGGTGGCGTTCGGGATGGAGCTGGGCACGGCGTACTCGGAGCTGGTCGACCCGACCGAGCAGCGGCGGCGGCTCACCGAGCAGTCGCTGAAGGCGGCCGGCGGCGACCCGGAGGCGATGGAGCTGGACGAGGAGTTCCTCACCGCGCTGGAGTACGCCATGCCGCCCACCGGCGGTCTGGGCCTCGGCGTGGACCGGCTGGTGATGCTGCTGACCGGCCGGTCGATCCGGGAGACGCTGCCCTTCCCGCTGGTCCGCGAGTCCTCGTGA
- a CDS encoding DUF998 domain-containing protein, translating into MSRLGAARALPAVALGLAAVLYASWLLGPLLNPSLGLLDGYASELAARDQPYHLVFRLADLVTGVLAAATGVALARRARGWLRRAWWGLIAFGVMTGLDGTVTSLDCATTTDVRCGRLEELGELSLRHAAHKFTSSLAIAGVVLSLLALLAALRGARFRWGLLVAAVLLVGTAGTMAEAVRPDALLGAWQRVQLLGVSGWLLLAAAVARPPRSGTDPPPGAGVTTAAGRDTGS; encoded by the coding sequence GTGAGTCGGCTGGGGGCGGCCCGGGCACTGCCGGCGGTGGCGCTCGGGCTGGCCGCCGTCCTCTACGCGTCGTGGCTGCTCGGGCCGCTGCTCAACCCGTCGCTCGGCCTCCTCGACGGGTACGCCAGCGAGCTGGCCGCCCGGGACCAGCCGTACCACCTGGTCTTCCGCCTGGCCGACCTGGTCACCGGGGTGCTCGCCGCGGCGACCGGGGTGGCGCTGGCCCGGCGCGCCCGGGGCTGGTTACGGCGGGCCTGGTGGGGGCTGATCGCGTTCGGCGTGATGACCGGCCTGGACGGCACGGTGACCTCGCTGGACTGCGCCACCACGACCGACGTTCGCTGCGGGCGGCTGGAGGAGCTGGGCGAGCTGTCGCTGCGCCACGCGGCGCACAAGTTCACCTCGTCGCTCGCGATCGCCGGCGTCGTGCTCTCGCTGCTCGCCCTGCTGGCGGCCCTGCGTGGCGCGCGGTTCCGGTGGGGGCTGCTGGTGGCCGCGGTGCTCCTGGTCGGCACGGCCGGCACGATGGCCGAGGCGGTCCGTCCCGACGCGCTGCTCGGCGCCTGGCAGCGGGTCCAGCTGCTCGGCGTCTCCGGCTGGCTGCTCCTCGCCGCCGCCGTCGCCCGCCCGCCGCGATCCGGGACGGACCCGCCACCGGGTGCCGGCGTGACGACGGCCGCCGGGCGTGACACCGGGTCCTAG
- a CDS encoding alpha-amylase family protein, with protein MGDRWYQEAVVYCLDIDTYADSDGDGVGDIRGLIGRLDYLARLGVTCLWLHPIHPSPGRDDGYDATDFYNVNPRLGTLGDFAELLHQAKNRGIRVIMDLVVNHTSDEHPWFQSARSSPDSPYRDCYVWSDEEPPDRHQGMVFPGEQNETWSYDRTAKAWYYHRFYDFQPDLNMANPKVREEVKKIMSFWLQLGVSGFRMDAVPFIIELTEPGNSNSPKDMEFLTELRQHVQWRKGDAILLAEANVEPDQLPVYFGDSGGSANRIHMLFDFMLNGRLMLALARQDPEPVIEALRDTPALPPGGQWATFLRNHDEIDLSRLTAEQRNQVYEQFGPDEDMRLYGRGIRRRLASMLGNDRRRIELAYALQFSLRGTPVLRYGEEIGMGEDLSLPGREAIRTPMQWSYKPNAGFSTADPEKLVRPVIDRGEFSYETVNVTAQRRDPRSLLAWFERMIRTLREAPEVGSGSTTHIDVPMPPGVLAHRADGPTGTMVFLHNLGNEDAEVDLSMLQPEADLPIDVLSDRGYGEVGKLDSLKLAGYGYRWIRLCRGQAV; from the coding sequence ATGGGTGACAGGTGGTACCAGGAGGCGGTCGTCTACTGCCTCGACATCGACACGTACGCGGACTCGGACGGCGACGGGGTGGGCGACATCCGCGGCCTGATCGGCCGGCTCGACTATCTCGCCCGGCTCGGCGTGACCTGCCTCTGGCTGCACCCGATCCACCCGTCCCCGGGCAGGGACGACGGCTATGACGCCACCGACTTCTACAACGTGAACCCCCGCCTGGGCACCCTTGGCGACTTCGCGGAGCTGTTGCACCAGGCCAAGAACCGGGGCATCCGGGTGATCATGGACCTGGTGGTCAACCACACCTCCGACGAGCACCCGTGGTTCCAGTCCGCCCGCTCGTCGCCCGACTCGCCGTACCGGGACTGCTACGTCTGGTCCGATGAGGAGCCGCCGGACCGCCACCAGGGCATGGTCTTTCCCGGCGAGCAGAACGAGACCTGGAGTTACGACCGGACCGCCAAGGCCTGGTACTACCACCGGTTCTACGACTTCCAGCCCGACCTCAACATGGCGAACCCGAAGGTCCGCGAAGAGGTCAAGAAGATCATGTCGTTCTGGCTCCAGCTCGGCGTCTCCGGCTTCCGGATGGACGCGGTGCCGTTCATCATCGAGCTGACCGAGCCGGGCAACTCGAACTCCCCGAAGGACATGGAGTTCCTCACCGAGCTGCGGCAGCACGTCCAGTGGCGCAAGGGGGACGCCATCCTGCTGGCCGAGGCGAACGTCGAGCCGGACCAGCTCCCGGTCTACTTCGGCGACAGCGGCGGGTCGGCGAACCGGATCCACATGCTCTTCGACTTCATGCTCAACGGGCGGCTGATGCTGGCCCTGGCGAGGCAGGACCCGGAACCGGTGATCGAGGCACTGCGGGACACCCCGGCACTGCCGCCGGGCGGGCAGTGGGCCACCTTCCTGCGCAACCACGACGAGATCGACCTGTCCCGGTTGACCGCCGAGCAGCGCAACCAGGTGTACGAGCAGTTCGGCCCCGACGAGGACATGCGCCTCTACGGGCGGGGCATCCGCCGCCGGCTCGCCTCCATGCTCGGCAACGACCGGCGGCGCATCGAGCTGGCGTACGCGCTGCAGTTCTCGCTGCGCGGCACGCCGGTGCTGCGGTACGGCGAGGAGATCGGCATGGGCGAAGACCTGTCGCTGCCCGGCCGGGAGGCGATCCGTACCCCGATGCAGTGGTCGTACAAGCCGAACGCCGGCTTCTCCACAGCGGACCCGGAGAAGCTGGTCCGCCCGGTGATCGACCGGGGTGAGTTCAGCTACGAGACGGTCAACGTGACCGCCCAGCGCCGCGACCCGAGGTCGCTGCTGGCCTGGTTCGAGCGGATGATCCGAACGCTGCGGGAGGCTCCGGAGGTCGGCTCCGGCTCGACCACCCACATCGACGTGCCGATGCCGCCCGGGGTGCTCGCGCACCGCGCCGACGGCCCGACCGGGACGATGGTCTTCCTGCACAACCTGGGGAACGAGGACGCCGAGGTCGACCTGAGCATGCTCCAGCCGGAGGCGGACCTGCCGATCGACGTCCTCTCCGACCGGGGCTACGGCGAGGTGGGCAAGCTGGACAGCCTGAAGCTGGCCGGCTACGGCTACCGCTGGATCCGCCTCTGCCGGGGGCAGGCCGTCTGA
- a CDS encoding DedA family protein has protein sequence MALAQNVDPNQFSGLTGWVAGVIDSMGALGVALLVALESIIPPIPSEIVLAMAGYLSAEGRFHVVLIVLAATAGSLLGALVLYWLGAALGEERLKRWLDHIPLVDRDDLEKADRWFERHGRWAVLIGRVVPVVRSLVSVPAGANRMPLGEFLLLTTIGSGVWNALIVGLGFALGCRWQQVDRYSSWFNYTIFLVFGIMIVSWATKKVRRRRARRDRESVSAGR, from the coding sequence ATGGCTCTCGCCCAGAACGTCGACCCGAACCAGTTCAGCGGGCTGACCGGGTGGGTGGCCGGCGTCATCGACTCGATGGGCGCGCTCGGGGTGGCCCTGCTGGTCGCCCTGGAGAGCATCATCCCGCCCATCCCGAGCGAGATCGTGCTGGCGATGGCCGGATACCTCTCCGCCGAGGGCCGGTTCCACGTGGTGCTGATCGTCCTCGCCGCCACGGCCGGCTCCCTGCTCGGCGCGCTGGTGCTCTACTGGCTCGGCGCCGCGCTCGGTGAGGAGCGGCTGAAGCGGTGGCTGGACCACATCCCCCTGGTGGACCGGGACGACCTGGAGAAGGCGGACCGCTGGTTCGAGCGGCACGGCAGGTGGGCCGTGCTGATCGGCCGCGTGGTGCCGGTGGTCCGCAGCCTGGTCTCCGTCCCGGCCGGCGCGAACCGGATGCCGCTGGGCGAGTTCCTGCTGCTCACCACGATCGGCAGTGGAGTCTGGAACGCACTGATCGTCGGGCTCGGCTTCGCCCTGGGTTGCCGCTGGCAGCAGGTCGACAGGTACAGCAGCTGGTTCAACTACACGATCTTCCTGGTCTTCGGGATCATGATCGTGAGCTGGGCGACCAAGAAGGTACGCCGGCGCCGCGCGCGGCGCGACCGGGAGTCGGTGAGCGCCGGCCGCTGA
- a CDS encoding FAD-dependent oxidoreductase codes for MAERLIVVGGDAAGMSAASQARRRRGRDDLAIVAFERGHSTSFSACGIPYWVSGLVPERDQLIARDPATFRESFDVDVRVRHEVTGIDLERREVVARDLDGGGEVREGFDTLVYAAGAVPVKPPWARTGIAGVFGMQTLDDGAALLDWLESEPRPRRAVVIGGGYIGVEMAESLIQRGLSVNLVEQADQPMSTVDPDMGELVADAMRGIGIQIRTGLSVTGLEERDGRISAVVTTEGPLPADVVVLGLGVRPNTALAEAAGLPIGPTGGIRTDRRMRVPGVPGVWAAGDCVETLNRVSGMPVHVPLGTHANKQGRVAGINIGGGYATFPGVIGTAVTKVCDLEVGRTGLRERDATAAGFEFIAVVAESTNRAGYYPGARPMTVKLIAERPSGRLLGAQIVGWSEAAKRIDSLAVALWNGMTVDDMTALDLGYAPPYAPVWDPVLIAARKAVDALTGAGR; via the coding sequence GTGGCGGAACGGCTGATCGTCGTCGGCGGGGACGCCGCCGGCATGTCGGCGGCGTCCCAGGCCCGACGCCGCCGCGGTCGGGACGACCTGGCGATTGTGGCGTTCGAGCGGGGCCACTCCACCTCCTTCTCGGCCTGCGGCATCCCGTACTGGGTCAGCGGTCTGGTGCCCGAGCGGGACCAGCTCATCGCCCGGGACCCGGCCACCTTCCGCGAGTCGTTCGACGTCGACGTCCGGGTCCGGCACGAGGTGACCGGCATCGACCTGGAACGGCGCGAGGTGGTCGCGCGGGATCTCGACGGCGGCGGCGAGGTCCGCGAGGGCTTCGACACGCTGGTGTACGCGGCCGGCGCGGTCCCGGTGAAGCCGCCGTGGGCGCGGACCGGGATCGCCGGGGTCTTCGGCATGCAGACCCTCGACGACGGGGCGGCGCTGCTGGACTGGCTGGAGAGCGAGCCGCGCCCCCGCCGGGCGGTGGTGATCGGCGGCGGCTACATCGGTGTCGAGATGGCCGAGTCGCTGATCCAGCGCGGGCTCTCGGTCAACCTGGTCGAGCAGGCCGACCAGCCGATGTCCACCGTGGATCCGGACATGGGCGAGCTGGTTGCCGACGCGATGCGCGGCATCGGCATCCAGATCCGTACCGGCCTGTCGGTGACCGGCCTGGAGGAGCGCGACGGCCGGATCTCCGCGGTGGTCACGACGGAGGGCCCGCTGCCGGCCGACGTCGTGGTGCTCGGCCTCGGCGTACGCCCCAACACCGCGCTCGCCGAGGCGGCCGGCCTGCCGATCGGGCCGACCGGCGGGATCCGGACGGACCGCCGGATGCGGGTGCCCGGGGTGCCCGGGGTGTGGGCGGCCGGGGACTGCGTGGAGACCCTGAACCGGGTCAGCGGGATGCCGGTGCACGTGCCGCTCGGCACCCACGCCAACAAGCAGGGCCGGGTGGCCGGCATCAACATCGGCGGCGGGTACGCCACCTTCCCCGGCGTGATCGGCACGGCGGTGACCAAGGTCTGCGACCTGGAGGTGGGCCGCACCGGCCTGCGGGAGCGGGACGCCACCGCGGCCGGGTTCGAGTTCATCGCGGTGGTGGCTGAGTCGACCAACCGGGCCGGCTACTACCCCGGCGCCCGGCCGATGACGGTGAAGCTGATCGCCGAGCGGCCCAGCGGCCGGCTGCTCGGGGCGCAGATCGTCGGCTGGTCCGAGGCGGCCAAGCGGATCGACTCCCTGGCCGTGGCGCTCTGGAACGGCATGACGGTGGACGACATGACCGCCCTGGACCTCGGCTACGCCCCGCCGTACGCGCCGGTCTGGGACCCGGTCCTGATCGCCGCCCGCAAGGCCGTCGACGCCCTCACCGGCGCCGGTCGGTGA
- the fabG gene encoding 3-oxoacyl-ACP reductase FabG — MSEEPRVAIVTGAARGIGAATARRLAADGMAVAVVDIEESASKETVDAIVAAGGRALGVGADVSDRAQVEAAVERVAAELGAPTVLVNNAGVLRDNLLFKMTDADWDTVMGVHLRGAFLFSQAAQKHMVERKWGRIVNLSSTSALGNRGQANYSAAKAGLQGFTKTLAIELGPFGVTVNAVAPGFIVTDMTAATAARMKVDFEALQQHAAAEIPVRRTGRPEDVAHTISFLVSEGASFVSGQIVYVAGGPKD, encoded by the coding sequence ATGTCGGAGGAGCCCCGCGTCGCCATCGTGACCGGAGCCGCGCGCGGCATCGGCGCGGCCACCGCCCGCCGGCTGGCCGCCGACGGCATGGCCGTCGCCGTCGTCGACATCGAGGAGTCGGCCAGCAAGGAGACTGTGGACGCGATCGTCGCGGCGGGCGGCCGGGCACTCGGGGTCGGCGCCGACGTCTCCGACCGGGCCCAGGTGGAGGCGGCCGTCGAGCGGGTCGCCGCCGAGCTGGGCGCACCGACCGTGCTGGTCAACAACGCCGGCGTGCTCCGGGACAATCTGTTGTTCAAGATGACCGACGCGGACTGGGACACGGTGATGGGAGTGCACCTGCGCGGCGCGTTCCTGTTCAGCCAGGCCGCCCAGAAGCACATGGTCGAGCGGAAGTGGGGCCGGATCGTCAACCTCTCCAGCACCTCGGCGCTGGGCAACCGGGGCCAGGCGAACTACTCGGCCGCCAAGGCGGGGCTACAGGGCTTCACCAAGACCCTCGCCATCGAGCTGGGCCCGTTCGGGGTGACCGTCAACGCGGTCGCGCCGGGCTTCATCGTCACCGACATGACCGCGGCCACCGCCGCCCGGATGAAGGTCGACTTCGAGGCGCTGCAGCAGCATGCGGCCGCCGAGATCCCGGTCCGCCGGACCGGCCGGCCGGAGGACGTCGCGCACACCATCTCGTTCCTGGTCAGCGAGGGCGCGTCCTTCGTCTCCGGCCAGATCGTCTACGTCGCCGGCGGCCCCAAGGACTGA
- a CDS encoding Gfo/Idh/MocA family protein, translated as MLRFGLFGTGHWAAETHAAAIDAHPRAELAGVWGRSPEKVAELAARHGVPAFDDVDALIGACDAIAVALPPDIQADIAVRAAMAGRHLLLDKPLALSLADADRVVAAAERSGVASIVFFTGRFESNVASLLAATAAAGGWHTAKAVRFASIFQPGSPYGDSPWRRKHGALWDIGPHALSIILPVLGRVTRVAAMDGPRGLVHLLLTHDGGATSSVSLTLDAPPEAMAREFVFYGENGIESVPPGDGSAITSFGAAIDQLLEEVDAGTRDHRCDVRFGREVVAVLEAAETARAEGRTVDL; from the coding sequence GTGCTGCGGTTCGGCTTGTTCGGCACCGGTCACTGGGCGGCGGAGACGCACGCGGCGGCCATCGACGCGCACCCGCGGGCCGAGCTGGCCGGGGTGTGGGGGCGCAGCCCGGAGAAGGTGGCCGAGCTGGCCGCCCGGCACGGGGTCCCAGCCTTCGACGACGTCGACGCGTTGATCGGCGCCTGCGACGCGATCGCGGTCGCGCTGCCGCCGGACATCCAGGCGGACATCGCCGTCCGGGCCGCCATGGCCGGCCGGCACCTGCTGCTGGACAAGCCGCTGGCGCTGAGCCTCGCCGACGCCGACCGGGTGGTCGCCGCCGCCGAGCGGTCCGGCGTCGCCTCGATCGTCTTCTTCACCGGCCGTTTCGAGTCGAACGTCGCGAGCCTTCTCGCCGCCACCGCCGCAGCCGGCGGATGGCACACCGCCAAGGCCGTGCGGTTCGCGTCGATCTTCCAACCCGGCAGCCCATACGGGGACTCGCCCTGGCGCCGCAAGCACGGCGCCCTCTGGGACATCGGCCCGCACGCTCTGTCGATCATCCTGCCGGTGCTCGGCCGGGTGACCCGGGTGGCCGCGATGGACGGCCCGCGCGGCCTCGTCCACCTGCTGCTGACCCACGACGGGGGTGCGACCAGCAGTGTCTCGCTCACCCTGGACGCGCCGCCCGAGGCCATGGCCCGCGAGTTCGTCTTCTACGGGGAGAACGGCATCGAGAGCGTGCCGCCCGGCGACGGCAGTGCGATCACCTCGTTCGGCGCCGCCATCGACCAGCTGCTGGAGGAGGTCGACGCCGGTACCCGGGACCACCGGTGCGACGTCCGCTTCGGCCGGGAGGTGGTCGCCGTGCTCGAGGCCGCCGAGACCGCCCGCGCCGAGGGCCGCACCGTCGACCTCTGA